Proteins from a single region of Flavobacterium sp. YJ01:
- a CDS encoding Rieske (2Fe-2S) protein: MSKEDNLNKNWKKDFPIEKQQATNVSRRDFAKFLTLVSGGLMVGSGLVAAKAHLFPKDELDGEHFVCKKEEVPVGGTRAFVIEGSTIPYILIHLETGEFKAYEQKCTHLSCSVFYKPGTGVIHCPCHEGSFDAQTGDVIAGPPPRALPKLEVLFKENAIYVRASENLEEKPG, encoded by the coding sequence ATGTCTAAAGAAGATAATTTAAATAAAAACTGGAAAAAAGATTTTCCAATCGAAAAACAACAGGCAACCAATGTGAGCCGTCGCGATTTTGCTAAATTCCTTACACTAGTATCAGGCGGGTTAATGGTTGGGAGTGGTCTGGTGGCAGCCAAAGCGCACCTATTTCCAAAAGATGAGCTGGATGGAGAGCACTTTGTATGTAAAAAAGAAGAGGTGCCTGTAGGGGGTACACGTGCTTTTGTTATCGAAGGAAGTACAATCCCTTATATATTGATTCATCTGGAGACGGGAGAATTCAAAGCGTATGAACAAAAATGCACCCATCTTTCCTGCTCTGTTTTTTATAAGCCTGGCACGGGAGTTATTCATTGTCCTTGTCACGAAGGTTCTTTTGACGCTCAAACCGGAGATGTTATCGCTGGCCCCCCGCCCAGAGCTTTGCCTAAATTGGAAGTGCTTTTTAAAGAGAATGCCATTTATGTAAGAGCATCAGAGAATCTGGAAGAGAAACCAGGATAA
- a CDS encoding 4Fe-4S dicluster domain-containing protein has protein sequence MNYTNFNKNEEFFVDMQRCIGCKACEMACAECETNGQESLIHVNYVDRASTVQTTVQVCMHCDDPVCANVCPADAISKDEFGIVHTANTERCIGCSNCVMACPFGVPKKEESYDLMMKCTMCYDRTSVGKKPMCATVCPSGALFYGTREEIQEMRPNSSPVNTFLFGEEVVNTKVNIMMPKGSNQLIIY, from the coding sequence ATGAATTATACCAATTTTAATAAAAATGAAGAGTTTTTTGTAGATATGCAACGTTGCATTGGCTGTAAAGCCTGCGAAATGGCTTGTGCTGAATGCGAAACCAATGGTCAGGAATCTTTAATTCACGTAAATTATGTCGATAGGGCATCAACTGTGCAAACTACTGTACAGGTGTGTATGCATTGTGACGATCCTGTTTGTGCAAATGTATGTCCTGCTGATGCTATTTCAAAAGACGAATTCGGAATTGTTCATACTGCCAATACGGAAAGATGTATTGGTTGTTCGAATTGTGTGATGGCCTGTCCATTTGGCGTGCCTAAAAAAGAAGAGTCCTACGATTTGATGATGAAATGTACGATGTGCTACGACAGAACAAGCGTGGGCAAAAAACCTATGTGTGCTACGGTTTGTCCAAGTGGGGCTTTGTTTTACGGCACCAGAGAGGAAATACAGGAAATGCGTCCAAATAGTTCGCCAGTAAATACTTTCCTTTTTGGAGAAGAGGTAGTGAATACAAAAGTTAATATTATGATGCCAAAAGGCAGTAATCAATTAATAATTTATTAG
- a CDS encoding molybdopterin oxidoreductase family protein produces the protein MAKLPVSEQNIITQFGPHKNYTPKDGYEGRDEPDELVKTHCCFCGMQCGIQLSVKDNKVVGFEPWMEFPFNEGRLCPKGVQRYLQNNHPDRLLSPLKRVEGQGFVPTSWDDAMGKTVSEIKRIQAQYGNDAFSVLSGVSLTNEKSYLMGKFARVALKTKNLDYNGRLCMVSAGAGNKKAFGLDRGSNNYSDLEYAEVIIVAGANVSETFPTLTHWIWKARDRGAKLIVIDPRMIPLARTADLHLDVRPGTDSALYGAMLKYLVDHDMLDHDFIANHTSGFQQTIDSVKDYTLEWAEQVTGIKKEKIQQAAELWGRAKTSFLLHARGIEHHSKGVDNVLGCINLVLATGRIGKPYCGYATITGQGNGQGGREHGHKCDQLPGNRDIENPEHRKYISEVWGINEKDMPGKGLSAYEIIEAIHRGEIKGLLSICFNPLVSLPNSNYVREALEKLEFYVCIDFFLNETARHADIVLAGSLQEEEEGTTTSAEGRVIRIRQAVTPPGDARTDTSIILELAKRLGVEDKFTYDSSEAVFNELRVASKGGTADYYGITYQRIEDEMGVFWPCPEIGHPGTPRLWEDKKFKTSDERAHFNPAPYKVPGEVPDADYPIILTTGRVVSQYLSGTQTRRIGKLVDQYPEPLLEIHPNLAQQYGIKQRELIKVTTRRGEGIFPANIVETIREDTVFIPYHWSGKKSANQLTPGTLDPISKIPEFKVCACHLEPLREIAPPSSESMAYASV, from the coding sequence ATGGCAAAATTACCTGTTTCGGAACAAAACATTATCACGCAATTTGGACCTCATAAAAACTACACACCGAAAGATGGTTATGAGGGCAGGGATGAGCCAGATGAATTGGTAAAAACACATTGTTGTTTTTGTGGAATGCAGTGTGGTATTCAATTGTCGGTTAAAGACAACAAAGTAGTAGGTTTTGAACCCTGGATGGAATTTCCGTTCAACGAAGGGCGATTGTGCCCTAAAGGGGTCCAGCGCTATTTACAGAACAATCATCCGGACCGTCTCTTGTCCCCGCTAAAAAGAGTAGAAGGGCAAGGATTTGTACCAACGTCCTGGGATGATGCGATGGGTAAAACAGTTTCTGAAATTAAAAGGATTCAGGCGCAATATGGAAACGATGCCTTCTCAGTCCTTTCGGGTGTTTCGCTAACCAATGAAAAAAGTTATTTGATGGGTAAGTTCGCCCGTGTCGCTCTAAAAACAAAAAATTTAGATTATAATGGACGCTTGTGTATGGTAAGTGCAGGAGCAGGAAATAAAAAAGCATTTGGTCTGGACCGGGGCTCTAATAACTATTCGGATCTGGAATATGCGGAAGTAATTATTGTGGCTGGTGCTAATGTTAGTGAAACTTTCCCAACATTAACCCACTGGATTTGGAAAGCCAGAGACCGTGGTGCAAAATTGATAGTTATTGACCCAAGAATGATTCCATTAGCCAGAACAGCCGATCTTCATTTGGATGTCCGCCCGGGAACAGATTCGGCTTTGTATGGTGCAATGCTGAAATATTTGGTGGATCATGACATGCTGGATCACGATTTTATTGCCAACCATACCTCAGGTTTTCAGCAGACTATAGATTCCGTAAAAGATTATACCCTGGAATGGGCAGAGCAAGTTACAGGGATTAAAAAAGAAAAAATTCAACAGGCAGCCGAATTATGGGGCAGAGCCAAAACAAGCTTTTTACTTCATGCCCGTGGTATTGAGCATCATTCTAAAGGCGTAGATAATGTGTTGGGATGCATTAATTTGGTACTCGCAACAGGAAGAATTGGTAAGCCATATTGCGGTTATGCCACTATTACCGGACAGGGAAATGGGCAAGGCGGTAGAGAGCACGGTCATAAATGCGATCAGCTGCCAGGAAATAGGGATATTGAAAATCCGGAACATCGTAAATATATTTCAGAAGTTTGGGGTATTAATGAGAAAGATATGCCCGGAAAAGGGTTGTCGGCTTATGAAATAATCGAAGCCATTCATCGTGGGGAGATTAAAGGGCTATTATCGATTTGTTTTAATCCGCTAGTTTCCCTGCCTAACAGCAATTATGTTCGGGAGGCTTTAGAAAAGTTAGAATTTTATGTTTGTATTGACTTTTTCTTAAACGAAACGGCCCGTCATGCCGATATTGTTTTGGCAGGATCATTACAGGAGGAAGAAGAAGGTACAACCACTTCAGCCGAAGGGCGTGTTATCCGAATCCGTCAGGCAGTTACTCCTCCGGGAGATGCCAGAACCGATACTTCGATTATTTTGGAATTAGCCAAACGCTTAGGGGTGGAGGATAAATTTACGTATGATAGCAGCGAAGCCGTTTTTAACGAATTGCGGGTAGCCTCAAAAGGAGGAACTGCTGATTATTATGGAATTACCTACCAAAGAATTGAAGACGAAATGGGTGTTTTTTGGCCTTGTCCTGAAATAGGACATCCGGGAACACCGCGTTTATGGGAAGATAAAAAATTTAAAACCTCAGATGAAAGGGCTCATTTTAATCCGGCACCGTACAAAGTTCCAGGTGAGGTGCCAGATGCCGATTATCCAATAATTTTGACGACAGGACGTGTGGTTTCTCAATATTTGAGTGGTACACAAACACGAAGAATTGGAAAATTGGTTGATCAGTATCCGGAGCCTTTATTGGAAATTCATCCAAATTTAGCCCAACAATACGGCATCAAACAAAGGGAATTAATAAAAGTTACTACCCGGCGTGGTGAAGGCATTTTTCCTGCAAACATTGTAGAAACGATTCGCGAAGACACGGTTTTTATACCGTACCACTGGTCTGGAAAAAAATCAGCAAACCAATTAACTCCCGGAACATTAGATCCTATTTCTAAAATTCCGGAATTCAAAGTTTGTGCCTGTCATCTGGAACCTTTGCGTGAAATAGCACCACCTTCGAGCGAATCTATGGCTTACGCTAGTGTTTAA
- a CDS encoding MFS transporter: protein MKNRNYNIKALLIAASMSVLMIILVFYGSRKLQNFDAALITYLFGTVFAFFGIVYRYSVWLQRPPTWIYFKRGVSYLFTGKVFSRFWFASKETIENIAFQKFIYPRGKYRWMAHFLIAIGCTSAFLITIPLTFGWIHFTMAPDSISVYEAHFFGFKVMEFKLGSIMAFLTFHALNWSSYLVIFGSLYYLRRRLTNPGLIATQTFEGDLLPLILLIAISATGLGLTYSYQFMKGFAFDFLAVLHAVTVIMFLIWIPFGKFFHIIQRPAQIGAHIYKKQGMKMGMAVCEHTGEEFATNLHIKDLKTVTKELGFNFDRPDGTSHLDLSPEGKRSRLAQAHLKARLEGGNLFG, encoded by the coding sequence ATGAAAAATAGAAACTACAATATAAAGGCTTTACTAATTGCCGCTTCCATGTCCGTGCTAATGATCATATTAGTATTTTATGGATCCAGAAAACTGCAAAATTTTGATGCGGCATTAATTACGTATTTATTTGGGACAGTATTTGCTTTTTTTGGTATTGTATACCGTTATTCTGTTTGGCTGCAAAGGCCGCCAACGTGGATTTATTTCAAAAGAGGAGTTAGTTACTTATTTACGGGAAAAGTGTTTTCACGCTTTTGGTTTGCTTCAAAAGAAACCATCGAAAATATTGCATTTCAAAAATTTATTTATCCCAGGGGAAAATACCGATGGATGGCGCATTTTTTAATAGCTATTGGCTGTACATCCGCTTTTTTAATTACGATTCCACTGACTTTTGGATGGATTCATTTTACTATGGCCCCCGATTCAATATCGGTCTATGAAGCGCACTTTTTCGGTTTCAAGGTCATGGAATTTAAATTGGGTTCCATTATGGCCTTCCTGACTTTTCATGCCCTGAACTGGTCTTCTTACTTGGTTATTTTCGGTTCGTTATACTACTTAAGAAGACGTTTGACCAATCCTGGTTTAATTGCTACTCAAACTTTTGAAGGCGATTTATTACCCCTAATTTTATTAATTGCTATTTCCGCTACAGGATTGGGGCTAACCTATTCCTATCAGTTTATGAAAGGTTTTGCATTTGATTTCCTAGCTGTTCTGCATGCAGTAACGGTAATTATGTTTTTAATCTGGATTCCGTTTGGAAAGTTTTTTCATATCATTCAGCGTCCGGCACAAATTGGGGCACATATATATAAAAAGCAGGGGATGAAAATGGGAATGGCAGTTTGTGAGCACACCGGAGAGGAATTCGCTACCAATTTGCATATAAAAGATCTTAAAACAGTAACTAAGGAATTAGGTTTCAATTTTGACAGACCGGATGGAACATCGCATTTAGATTTAAGCCCTGAAGGTAAAAGATCCCGTTTGGCACAAGCCCACTTAAAAGCACGACTGGAAGGCGGAAATTTATTTGGCTAA
- a CDS encoding MFS transporter — protein MSNLSQSHRILFLNTLAFAVCFACWTLNGVLVTFLVDQEIFDWNVVQIGWLLGIPILTGSLMRLPMGILTDKYGGRVVYSALLILASIPLFLLPFAANFWMFALLSFMFGMVGTSFAVGVAYTSLWYPKEWQGRALGIFGMGTAGASITPFIAPSMLKYFSESDPVNGWKYLPVIYGVVLLTMGIVFILFSKTKKIEAKAKTVKELLQPLKEVRVWRFGTYYFLLFGSFVSFSQWLLPNFMNVYHTTLILGGLFTTCFSLPAGIIRAFGGFLSDKFGARKVMYWVLSTSVVLSFLLLFPKMNITTSGSGLMAAKAGTVTQVSPSKIVIGEKEYLVTSKDVNAEHNPFFPSKKTWQEVVVAENQKVQKKELIADGITQIHFEANMWVYLVLVILIGTCWGIGSAAVYKHIPEYFPNQVGVIGGMVGMIGGLGGFIGPIVFGYLLAFTGFWTSSWLFIFVLSIICLIWMHRVIVKVTKEKLPEFAQDMDRKDVSE, from the coding sequence ATGAGCAATTTATCACAATCACACAGAATATTATTTTTAAACACACTTGCTTTTGCAGTCTGTTTTGCTTGTTGGACTTTAAATGGTGTTTTAGTCACTTTTTTAGTTGACCAGGAAATATTTGATTGGAATGTAGTTCAAATCGGATGGTTATTGGGAATTCCAATACTTACAGGCTCGCTCATGCGGTTACCAATGGGTATTTTAACAGATAAATATGGAGGTCGAGTGGTGTATTCTGCTTTGCTGATTTTGGCATCTATTCCATTGTTTTTGCTTCCTTTTGCTGCCAATTTTTGGATGTTCGCACTATTGAGTTTTATGTTCGGAATGGTAGGAACAAGTTTTGCTGTTGGTGTGGCCTATACTTCACTATGGTATCCTAAAGAATGGCAAGGACGTGCCTTAGGAATTTTCGGAATGGGTACTGCAGGAGCTTCTATTACTCCCTTTATAGCACCCAGTATGCTAAAATACTTTTCAGAGTCAGATCCAGTAAATGGGTGGAAATATTTGCCTGTTATTTACGGTGTAGTATTGTTGACGATGGGTATTGTTTTTATTCTTTTTTCGAAAACTAAAAAAATAGAAGCAAAAGCAAAAACAGTTAAAGAACTTTTACAACCGCTTAAAGAGGTGCGTGTTTGGCGCTTTGGAACCTATTACTTTTTGCTGTTTGGTTCGTTTGTGTCATTTTCCCAATGGTTGTTGCCTAATTTTATGAATGTTTATCATACAACTTTAATTTTAGGAGGGCTGTTTACTACTTGTTTTAGTTTACCAGCTGGTATTATTCGTGCTTTTGGAGGATTTTTATCCGATAAATTTGGAGCAAGAAAAGTGATGTATTGGGTATTGAGTACTTCGGTAGTGTTGAGTTTTTTACTTTTGTTTCCAAAAATGAATATTACTACTTCCGGTAGCGGCTTGATGGCAGCAAAAGCAGGAACGGTTACACAAGTTTCACCATCTAAAATAGTTATTGGAGAAAAAGAATATTTAGTTACTTCAAAAGATGTTAATGCAGAGCACAATCCGTTTTTTCCATCTAAAAAAACATGGCAGGAAGTTGTTGTAGCAGAAAATCAAAAAGTTCAGAAAAAAGAATTAATTGCAGACGGAATCACGCAAATTCATTTTGAAGCGAATATGTGGGTTTATCTTGTCTTGGTTATTTTAATTGGGACTTGTTGGGGAATTGGTTCGGCAGCAGTTTACAAACACATTCCTGAATATTTTCCAAATCAGGTAGGGGTTATAGGAGGAATGGTTGGAATGATTGGTGGTTTGGGAGGATTTATTGGTCCGATAGTTTTTGGATACCTGCTTGCTTTTACTGGTTTTTGGACCAGTTCATGGCTCTTTATCTTTGTCTTATCCATTATTTGTTTGATTTGGATGCACCGTGTAATTGTAAAAGTGACTAAAGAAAAACTACCTGAATTTGCTCAGGATATGGATAGAAAAGATGTTTCAGAATAG
- a CDS encoding alginate export family protein — MKILKIIVITLLPVFSCIAFAQELDANLQIRPRYEFRNGYKAPIPYGETAAQFVSSRTRLNLNFRQDQFITRLTMQNVRVWGDVPTNTKSDVNGIQLYEAWVQYNFSEKWSARLGRQVISYDNQRIFGEVDWAQQAQSHDAAIATFKSNKNHLDVAIAYNANAETELTTPYTVLNYKSMQYAWYHTELLKINMSFLFLNTGYENKLTDPVPTPTPELKVDYMQTFGTYWKTKGKSWDVDLWFYGQTGKNATNTVNAFDVALNFNYDLTDKFKAGFGYEYLSGKSQENTSSAIKSFHPVFGTNHAFNGYMDYFYVGNHKNSVGLKDAFLKFAYNVNKWQFALFPHAFNTANTVLDANGNEMKNYLGTEIDFTFGYSAHKFVNVTGGYSQMFATDTMQRLKDGHVDHVNNWAWVMINVNPQIFSHKK; from the coding sequence ATGAAAATCTTGAAAATTATTGTTATAACACTTTTACCAGTGTTCAGCTGTATTGCTTTTGCTCAGGAACTGGATGCAAATTTACAGATCAGACCTCGTTATGAGTTTAGAAATGGTTATAAAGCCCCAATTCCTTATGGAGAAACGGCAGCTCAATTTGTTTCATCCAGAACTCGTTTGAATCTGAACTTCAGGCAAGATCAATTTATTACCAGACTTACTATGCAAAATGTTCGTGTTTGGGGAGATGTGCCCACAAATACCAAATCAGATGTAAACGGGATTCAGTTATATGAAGCCTGGGTGCAATATAACTTTAGTGAAAAATGGAGTGCGCGTTTAGGCCGTCAGGTGATTTCGTATGACAATCAACGCATTTTTGGTGAAGTCGATTGGGCACAACAAGCGCAAAGTCACGATGCTGCGATAGCAACTTTTAAAAGTAACAAAAATCATCTGGATGTAGCGATTGCATATAATGCAAATGCTGAAACCGAACTTACAACACCTTATACCGTGCTAAATTACAAATCGATGCAATATGCTTGGTACCATACTGAGTTATTGAAAATAAATATGAGTTTCTTGTTTTTAAATACAGGTTATGAAAATAAATTAACAGATCCAGTTCCAACACCAACACCCGAATTGAAAGTAGATTACATGCAGACTTTTGGAACGTATTGGAAAACCAAAGGGAAATCCTGGGATGTAGACTTATGGTTTTATGGGCAAACAGGAAAAAATGCAACTAATACAGTAAATGCTTTTGACGTAGCTCTTAATTTTAATTATGACCTGACCGATAAGTTTAAAGCTGGTTTTGGATACGAATATCTTTCCGGAAAGAGCCAGGAAAATACTAGTTCAGCAATAAAATCCTTTCATCCTGTTTTTGGAACCAATCATGCCTTTAATGGATATATGGATTATTTCTATGTGGGAAATCATAAAAATTCGGTTGGTTTAAAGGATGCTTTTTTGAAATTTGCATACAATGTCAACAAATGGCAATTTGCGTTATTTCCCCATGCTTTTAATACTGCGAATACCGTTTTGGATGCTAATGGAAATGAAATGAAGAACTATCTTGGTACGGAAATCGATTTTACATTTGGCTATTCAGCGCATAAATTTGTGAATGTAACGGGAGGTTATTCCCAAATGTTTGCTACCGATACCATGCAAAGATTGAAAGATGGCCACGTTGATCACGTTAACAATTGGGCGTGGGTAATGATTAATGTAAATCCTCAGATTTTTTCGCATAAAAAATAA
- a CDS encoding SCO family protein — protein sequence MKKLFLGLTLVLLVLQGCNTNKKSEDKPISDLSIYNLPSKWTNQNGQNLEMKDLKGKVLVMVMIYTSCKAACPRIVADMRNIESRLSENIKPDVKFLLVSIDPEVDTPARLKEFAIANKMDGEQWEFLRSTEENTREFAAVLAVNYKKIAPLDFSHSNIISVFNAEGELTFQQEGLGVNSEATIKKITEEAEKIE from the coding sequence ATGAAAAAACTGTTCCTGGGATTAACATTAGTCCTTTTAGTTTTACAGGGATGTAATACTAATAAAAAATCCGAAGATAAACCGATTTCAGATTTATCCATATACAATCTGCCTTCAAAATGGACCAATCAAAATGGGCAAAATCTTGAAATGAAGGATTTAAAAGGCAAAGTGCTCGTTATGGTAATGATTTATACTTCCTGCAAGGCAGCTTGTCCCAGAATAGTGGCCGATATGCGAAATATAGAATCTCGTTTGTCTGAGAACATCAAACCCGATGTAAAGTTCCTATTGGTAAGCATAGATCCGGAAGTTGATACTCCGGCACGATTAAAAGAATTTGCTATTGCTAATAAAATGGATGGGGAACAATGGGAATTTTTGAGATCCACAGAAGAAAATACCCGAGAGTTTGCAGCGGTTTTGGCAGTCAACTACAAGAAAATTGCTCCTTTAGATTTTTCGCATTCTAACATAATAAGTGTTTTTAATGCCGAAGGGGAATTAACATTTCAGCAAGAAGGTTTGGGTGTAAATTCTGAAGCAACGATTAAAAAAATTACTGAAGAAGCTGAAAAGATAGAGTAA
- a CDS encoding formylglycine-generating enzyme family protein gives MAVFKTISILFIFCVSSLFAQQEKMASIKGGSFVPLYGATSEKPVNIPSFTIDVYPVTNIQFLAFIKKYPEYSRSKIKGIFADKSYLAQWTSDFDYGLKNLNNAPVTNVSWFAAKKYCECQGKRLPTMDEWEYVAMADEKRIDARSKKEFNKYILSWYEKPKTYLNPVGQTFRNYWGVYDMHGLVWEWTGDFNSIFLSGESRKDKATDKNLFCGSGSVNATDLMDYAAFMRYAFRSSLKANYTTKNLGFRCAKDLK, from the coding sequence ATGGCAGTATTTAAAACAATATCAATCCTATTTATATTCTGTGTAAGTTCTCTTTTTGCTCAACAAGAAAAAATGGCATCCATAAAGGGCGGTAGTTTTGTGCCCCTTTATGGTGCTACTTCTGAAAAACCGGTCAACATACCTTCTTTTACTATTGATGTGTATCCAGTTACCAATATACAATTTCTTGCTTTTATCAAAAAATACCCAGAGTATAGTCGTTCTAAAATCAAAGGTATTTTTGCAGATAAAAGTTATCTGGCACAATGGACAAGTGATTTCGATTATGGTTTAAAGAATTTAAACAATGCCCCGGTTACCAATGTTTCCTGGTTTGCTGCCAAAAAATATTGCGAATGTCAAGGCAAAAGACTGCCAACAATGGACGAATGGGAATATGTAGCCATGGCCGATGAAAAACGTATTGATGCACGTTCTAAAAAAGAATTCAATAAATACATTTTGTCGTGGTATGAGAAGCCAAAAACCTATTTAAACCCTGTAGGTCAAACCTTCAGGAATTACTGGGGCGTTTATGACATGCACGGTTTGGTGTGGGAATGGACAGGCGATTTCAATAGTATCTTTCTTTCTGGCGAGTCCAGAAAAGATAAAGCTACAGATAAAAATCTTTTTTGCGGCAGCGGATCCGTAAATGCCACCGATTTAATGGATTATGCGGCTTTTATGCGCTATGCTTTCAGAAGCAGCCTGAAAGCAAATTATACCACCAAAAACTTAGGTTTTCGCTGTGCCAAAGATTTAAAATAG
- the nirK gene encoding copper-containing nitrite reductase — translation METKAKLNTQIREFFIILVVLIGLFSCKRGSDEAKNYENIEVKGQQTAELTAPPFVPKAVGDREATKLVVNMEIKEIEGEMVDGVKYIYWTFGGSVPGSFIRTRVGDEVEFHLKNHPDNKMPHNIDLHAVTGPGGGATSSLVAPGHEKVFSFKTLNPGLYVYHCATAPVGMHIANGMYGLILVEPEGGLPPVDKEYYIMQGDFYTKGSYGEQGSQPFDMDKAIKEQADYVVFNGKVGALAGDKSLTAKVGETVRIYMGNGGPNLVSSFHVIGEIFDKVHIEGGDMINENVQTTLIPAGGSAIVEFKVDVPGTFILVDHSIFRAFNKGALGMLKVEGEENKKLYSGTIQDGIYLPEGGTIQGMPKGKAVPKTTVAKTVPEQIKAGKDLFDRTCYACHQSEGQGIPNAFPPLAKSDYLNANPDRAIGAVLHGLSGEITVNGKKFNNVMTSQNLTDEQAADVLTYIYNSWGNNKTVITPAKVKAVRAKPAPKVAQEH, via the coding sequence ATGGAAACCAAAGCTAAATTAAACACACAAATAAGGGAGTTTTTTATAATCTTAGTTGTTTTAATCGGACTTTTTTCTTGCAAAAGAGGAAGCGACGAAGCAAAAAACTATGAAAATATTGAGGTCAAAGGGCAGCAAACAGCCGAACTCACGGCACCTCCGTTTGTTCCGAAAGCAGTAGGAGACCGCGAAGCTACAAAATTGGTGGTCAACATGGAAATCAAAGAAATTGAAGGAGAAATGGTAGATGGGGTAAAATATATCTATTGGACTTTTGGCGGCTCTGTTCCCGGAAGTTTTATCAGAACAAGAGTGGGTGATGAAGTAGAATTTCACCTAAAAAACCATCCGGATAACAAAATGCCTCATAATATTGATTTACATGCTGTTACCGGACCCGGCGGAGGAGCTACTTCATCGTTGGTTGCGCCAGGTCACGAAAAAGTGTTTAGTTTCAAAACCTTAAATCCCGGTTTATACGTGTATCATTGTGCTACAGCACCAGTTGGAATGCATATTGCTAACGGAATGTATGGGTTGATTTTGGTTGAACCAGAAGGAGGCTTGCCACCAGTAGATAAAGAATATTACATCATGCAAGGTGATTTTTACACCAAGGGCAGTTATGGGGAACAAGGTTCTCAACCTTTTGATATGGATAAAGCCATTAAGGAACAAGCTGATTATGTGGTCTTCAATGGGAAAGTTGGAGCTCTCGCCGGAGATAAGTCTTTAACGGCCAAAGTTGGTGAAACTGTCCGTATTTATATGGGAAATGGAGGTCCTAATTTGGTCTCATCTTTCCATGTTATTGGAGAAATTTTCGACAAAGTGCATATTGAAGGAGGGGATATGATCAACGAAAACGTACAAACTACCTTAATACCTGCAGGTGGTTCGGCCATTGTGGAGTTTAAAGTAGATGTTCCGGGAACTTTTATACTGGTAGACCACTCGATTTTTAGGGCCTTTAATAAAGGAGCACTTGGAATGCTGAAAGTTGAAGGCGAGGAAAATAAAAAATTGTATTCTGGAACCATACAAGATGGAATTTATTTACCAGAAGGTGGGACAATTCAAGGTATGCCAAAAGGCAAAGCAGTTCCTAAAACTACTGTTGCAAAAACTGTTCCTGAACAAATTAAAGCCGGTAAAGATTTATTTGACCGTACCTGTTATGCCTGTCACCAATCTGAAGGACAAGGTATTCCGAATGCTTTTCCTCCATTGGCAAAATCAGATTACCTGAATGCGAATCCAGATAGAGCTATTGGCGCGGTATTGCACGGATTAAGTGGAGAGATCACCGTTAATGGCAAGAAATTCAATAACGTGATGACCAGTCAGAACCTAACTGACGAGCAAGCTGCTGATGTTCTGACATACATATACAACAGTTGGGGCAATAATAAAACAGTAATAACTCCGGCAAAAGTAAAAGCTGTTAGAGCCAAACCTGCTCCAAAAGTAGCCCAGGAACATTAG
- the ric gene encoding iron-sulfur cluster repair di-iron protein, which yields METLEQITIGEYVAKDFRTAALFSKYGIDFCCNGNRSIEEACQKKAVTADILLQEIETVLSSKSDSGIDYNAWPIDLLADYIEKTHHRYVSEKTPVLLQFLDKLSRVHGAKHPELLLINELFKGCAGELAQHMKKEELILFPFIKKLVHATLSDELIELPHFETIQNPIAMMMHEHDAEGVRFRKIAELSNNYTPPADGCNTYKVTFAMLEEFEQDLHKHIHLENNILFPKAAKLEKDFTAQ from the coding sequence ATGGAAACTTTAGAACAAATTACAATCGGAGAATACGTGGCAAAAGATTTTAGAACAGCAGCCTTATTCTCAAAATACGGAATAGATTTTTGCTGTAACGGAAACAGAAGCATTGAAGAAGCCTGCCAGAAAAAAGCAGTGACTGCAGATATTTTATTGCAGGAAATTGAAACAGTTCTATCATCAAAAAGCGATTCAGGAATTGATTACAATGCCTGGCCGATTGATTTATTGGCTGATTATATTGAAAAAACGCATCACAGATATGTATCAGAAAAAACACCAGTACTACTGCAGTTTTTAGATAAGCTCAGCAGAGTGCATGGTGCAAAACATCCTGAACTATTATTAATAAATGAGCTTTTTAAAGGCTGTGCAGGAGAATTAGCACAACATATGAAAAAAGAAGAGCTGATTTTGTTCCCATTTATAAAAAAATTGGTTCATGCTACCTTATCTGATGAATTAATTGAGCTGCCTCATTTTGAAACCATTCAAAATCCAATTGCTATGATGATGCACGAGCACGATGCCGAAGGTGTCCGTTTTAGAAAAATAGCAGAACTAAGTAACAATTATACGCCGCCAGCCGATGGCTGTAATACGTATAAAGTTACGTTTGCAATGCTAGAAGAATTTGAGCAGGATTTGCATAAACACATTCATTTGGAGAATAATATTTTATTTCCAAAAGCTGCCAAACTTGAAAAAGACTTTACAGCTCAATAA